A segment of the Promicromonospora sukumoe genome:
CGTCGAGGTAGAGGCGGGAGCCGTTCCTCAGGAACACGTTCGAGGAACGGCCCCACGCCACCACCTTCCGGAACAGGTAGCGGGCGACCTCGTCTGCCGACAGGCCACGCCCGTCGTCGGCCGCGCACGTGACCCCGTACTCGGTCTCGAGACCGAAGATCCTGCGGTCCATGGATTCCCCTCCCTGTTCGCGGAACCTGGTGCTAGTGGTCTGCGCCGGGCGTGGTGCCGGGAGCGTCCGGCCCCTCGTCCGGCTTGTCCTCCGTCGGGGACTCCTCGGTGCTGTCGCCGGCCGGGGCCTCGTCTGCCTTGGCCTCGCCCGCCTTGGCCTCGTCCGCCGGGCTCTCGGTCCCGGTGTCCGCCGGGACCTCCGGCGGCACGGTGTCCGGCGTGCCCAGGCCCGGCGTCGCCGCACCCACGGCGACGTCGCCCGCCGGCGGGAGGTCGTCCGCGGGCGTCTCGCCCGACGCCGTCCCGGTGTCCTCGGCCAGCAGGTCGGCCAGGACCTGCCGGTTCAGCCGCCGGAACGCGCGGCGCGGCCGGTCCCGCTCCAGGACCGCGACCTCGAGCTGGGCGGCCTCGATGGTGCGCGACGCCGAGCCGTCGCCCGAGCCGAGGGCCGCCACGGCGAGCCGCAGCGCCTCCCCCAGAGACAGGTCCGCGCGCCAGCCCTCCTTGACCCGCCGGCCGAGCTGCTCGGCCTGGCCGCCCATGACGACGAAGCCGTGCTCGTCGGCCACGGTGCCGTCGTACGTGAGCCGGTAGATCTGGTCGTCCGCGGCCTGGGCCCCGACCTCGGCGACGACGATCTCCACCTCGAGCGGCTTGGACTCGGTGATGAAGACGGTGCCGAGCGTCTGCGCGTACGCGTTCGCCAGGCCCCGCGCCGTCACGTCGGAGCGGTCGTAGGAGTACCCGCGCATGTCGGCGTAGCGCACGCCGGCGACCCGCAGGTTCTCGAACTCGTTGTACTTGCCGACGGCCGCGAAGGCGATGCGGTCGTAGATCTCCGAGATCTTGTGCAGCGCCCGCGAGGGGTTCTCCGTCGCGAAGGCGATGCCGCCCTCGTAGGCGAGCACCACCACGGACCGGCCGCGGGCGATGCCCTTGCGGGCGAAGTCCGCCCGGTCCTTCATCAGCTGCTCGGGCGAGACGTAGAACGGCATGTTCATGCGATCGACCCTCTCTCGCGGCGCTGCGCCACGATCTGCTCGGCCACCCGGGCGATCTCGGCGTCCTCGATGCGCTGGTAGCCGTCCACGGTCACGGTGGCGACCACCGGGAAGATGCCGCGCACGGTGTCCGGCCCGCCGGTCGCCGAGTCGTCGTCCGCCGCGTCGTACAGCGCCTCGACGGCGACCGCGACCGCGGCGTCGGCGTCCATCCCCCGGCGCCACAGCTTCTTCAGCGCGCCCCGAGCGAACAGGGAGCCCGAGCCCACGCCGTGGTGCTCGTGCTCCTCGTACCGGCCGCCGGTGGCGTCGTAGCTGAAGATGCGGCCCGTGTCCTTGTCGAGGTCGTAGCCGGCGAACAGGGGCACGACGGCCAGCCCCTGCATCGCCATGGGCAGGTTGCCGCGCAGCATCGTGGCCAGGCGGTTCGCCTTGCCCGTCAGCGAGAGCAGCGAACCCTCGATCTTCTCGTAGTGCTCCAGCTCGAGCTGGAAGAGCCGGATCAGCTCCAGCCCGATGCCCGCCGAGCCGGCGATGCCGACCGCCGAGTACTCGTCGGCCGGGAACACCTTCTCGATGCTGCGGCTGGCGATCATGGGGCCTGCGGTCGCGCGCCGGTCACCCGCCAGCAGGACGCCGCCGTCGAAGGTCAGCGCCACGATCGTGGTGGCGTGCGGGGACAGGGTCGCCGGGTCGGTCATGCCTGCGGGCATGGTCCGGTTCCCGGGCAGTCGGTCGGGGGCGTACTCGGCCAGGAAGTCCACGAAGGACGACGATCCCGGACGCAGGAAGGCGTCCGGGAGTCGTCCTGCGGTGAGGTCTGCGTTCAGGTTCACTGCCCACCCTTCTGGACGAATCCGCGCACGAACGACTCGGCGTTGGTCTCCAGCACCTCGTCGATCTCCTCGAGCAGGGCGTCGACCTCGTCGTCGTCCTTCTGCGCTGCCGCAGCGGCGGGCGCCGGGGTCTCGGCGTCGTCGTCGGGAGTGCGGTCCTCGTGTGACGGGTTGATTCTTTCCTGACCGGCCATGATCGCCTCCTGGTGATTCTGTGACGTAGTGCTGGTCTTGAAGCCTAGGCCCTGAACCTCGGTGCTGACCCGTGGTCCGGGACCCCGGTGGAAGTGGTCCTAGAGATCGACCCTAGGCGGTGTCACTGACATCGAGGGTCACCTTCGCCCGGAGAGTCCGTCGAGCAGCGCGGCGGCGTCCGGGCTCGCGTCCAGGAGCGCGCCGATGTGACGCCGCGTGCCCCGCGTCGGGTCGAGCATCGGCAC
Coding sequences within it:
- the prcA gene encoding proteasome subunit alpha — encoded protein: MNMPFYVSPEQLMKDRADFARKGIARGRSVVVLAYEGGIAFATENPSRALHKISEIYDRIAFAAVGKYNEFENLRVAGVRYADMRGYSYDRSDVTARGLANAYAQTLGTVFITESKPLEVEIVVAEVGAQAADDQIYRLTYDGTVADEHGFVVMGGQAEQLGRRVKEGWRADLSLGEALRLAVAALGSGDGSASRTIEAAQLEVAVLERDRPRRAFRRLNRQVLADLLAEDTGTASGETPADDLPPAGDVAVGAATPGLGTPDTVPPEVPADTGTESPADEAKAGEAKADEAPAGDSTEESPTEDKPDEGPDAPGTTPGADH
- the prcB gene encoding proteasome subunit beta, which translates into the protein MNLNADLTAGRLPDAFLRPGSSSFVDFLAEYAPDRLPGNRTMPAGMTDPATLSPHATTIVALTFDGGVLLAGDRRATAGPMIASRSIEKVFPADEYSAVGIAGSAGIGLELIRLFQLELEHYEKIEGSLLSLTGKANRLATMLRGNLPMAMQGLAVVPLFAGYDLDKDTGRIFSYDATGGRYEEHEHHGVGSGSLFARGALKKLWRRGMDADAAVAVAVEALYDAADDDSATGGPDTVRGIFPVVATVTVDGYQRIEDAEIARVAEQIVAQRRERGSIA
- a CDS encoding ubiquitin-like protein Pup, translating into MAGQERINPSHEDRTPDDDAETPAPAAAAAQKDDDEVDALLEEIDEVLETNAESFVRGFVQKGGQ